One Pieris rapae chromosome 7, ilPieRapa1.1, whole genome shotgun sequence genomic window carries:
- the LOC111000473 gene encoding muscarinic acetylcholine receptor gar-2, which produces MMNATESNLDFNRSTPIYMIGTNFITQWKLQKLKQRACITTSSYPDCQDSSNITNYTDILYFNTSIEDAITSDQLQPVLPPFPLWLAAIIATCLVLVILLTVSGNVLVLLAFLVDRTIRQPSNYFIASLAATDLLIGTLSLPFYTDYVLKGYWHLGPLLCDLWLSVDYTVCLVSQYTVLLITVDRFCSVKIAARYRAWRTKNRVIWMVTVTWIIPALLFFTTIFGWEHFVGYRDLQEGECAVQFLKDPVFNTALIIAYYWTTLIVLIVLYAGIFKTAYDMQKKSEAKQRKMQSMVALSAGVMTGMAGRAAGMATISKATVSSEDQIKVSESVRKESTSKGSLTAPLTNLGGSSDSNSSQKSSAHKSSATVTGTSTTAESDGDKKDEQVEAERSSSPAFDSDDESTTQNVKKRPSVVNLVMQTGTMQLLGNMRLNGGMLMKPELKSSQIIKHDLDKPKSSLSQISEKSILETQSIQSHNGHPAVSLPLSSASNISPSSSGIDSSLEREVSNTIAQRIIPPPSEFRCSPTVSESPPSHSESSRSKVFRLIKCDGSGYDFLLGLDGADLRYMDESSIIVPTPQNESPPSSLTFPTATDPPSSPTLNSGNVTNTSLLQAALIRATAEAQVTPKPNQTPPQPVKVNTEVSLTAGECPKPVITLVSSNNNDPQTPKPKENKAAPLRLNAVLSPAIESSDVSSPAVSGSCRGDSRKEFVKSIGKKFKVRRSKRDGLFPSIGRQKSKSENRARKAFRTISFILGAFVVCWTPYHILALVEGFCTEPPCINQHLYMFSYFLCYANSPINPFCYALANQQFKKTFMRLLKGDFHVT; this is translated from the exons ATGATGAATGCGACGGAATCAAACCTCGATTTCAACAGATCTACACCTATATACATGATCGgaactaattttataactcAATG GAAACTACAGAAGCTGAAACAGCGTGCCTGTATCACCACATCTAGCTATCCTGATTGCCAAGACTCATCAAATATCACCAACTATACAGATATTCTATATTTCAATACCTCAATTGAAGATGCAATCACAAGCGATCAATTG CAACCTGTGCTTCCACCATTCCCACTTTGGCTGGCGGCGATCATTGCGACCTGCCTTGTTCTGGTGATTCTGTTGACTGTCAGTGGAAATGTTCTGGTTCTTCTGGCCTTCCTTGTGGACAGAACGATACGTCAGCCTAGCAACTACTTCATTGCTTCTCTTGCTGCGACAGATCTGTTGATAG GTACATTGTCTCTGCCATTCTACACAGACTACGTTTTGAAAGGGTACTGGCATTTAGGGCCATTGTTATGTGACCTTTGGTTATCCGTAGATTACACTGTATGCCTTGTATCACAATACACGGTACTATTAATAACAGTCGATAGATTCTGCAGCGTTAAAATCGCTGCAAGATACCGAGCTTGGAGAACAAAGAATCGGGTTATATGGATGGTGACTGTTACTTGGATTATACCAGCTTTGCTATTCTTTACAACTATTTTTGGCTGGGAACATTTTGTTGGATATCGAGACTTACAGGAAGGAGAATGTGCCGTACAATTTCTAAAAGACCCAGTATTCAATACAGCTTTAATTATTGCATATTATTGGACAACGcttatagttttaattgttttatatgcaGGCATATTCAAAACTGCTTACGATATGCAAAAGAAAAGTGAAgcgaaacaaagaaaaatgcaaTCAATGGTTGCTTTAAGTGCAGGTGTTATGACTGGTATGGCAGGAAGAGCTGCTGGCATGGCTACGATTTCAAAGGCCACTGTCTCTAGCGAAGATCAAATAAAAGTGTCTGAATCTGTCCGTAAAGAATCGACCTCGAAAGGTTCTTTGACAGCACCTTTGACAAACTTGGGCGGTTCTTCTGATTCAAATTCTAGTCAAAAATCATCAGCGCATAAAAGTAGTGCGACTGTAACAGGAACTTCAACAACGGCTGAATCTGACGGAGATAAAAAAGATGAACAAGTTGAAGCAGAAAGATCTAGCAGTCCAGCATTTGATTCTGACGATGAAAGTACGACGCAGAATGTAAAAAAGCGACCTTCCGTTGTTAATCTTGTGATGCAAACAGGCACTATGCAGTTGCTTGGTAACATGCGCTTGAACGGTGGCATGCTTATGAAACCCGAATTAAAATCTTCTCAAATTATCAAGCATGACCTAGACAAACCAAAGTCATCCCTGTCGCAAATATCAGAGAAGAGTATCCTAGAGACTCAATCTATACAATCACACAATGGACATCCTGCAGTAAGTTTGCCACTCTCATCCGCTAGCAACATCTCGCCTTCATCATCTGGGATAGATTCATCATTAGAAAGGGAAGTTTCAAATACGATTGCTCAAAGAATCATCCCCCCTCCATCAGAATTCCGCTGTAGTCCCACGGTATCTGAAAGCCCTCCATCTCATTCAGAATCATCTAGATCTAAGGTCTTTAGACTAATTAAATGTGATGGTAGTGGCTATGACTTCCTATTAGGACTAGATGGTGCTGATTTGCGATACATGGACGAGAGTTCCATTATAGTGCCGACACCTCAGAATGAAAGCCCTCCATCTTCTCTTACATTCCCAACTGCTACTGATCCACCGTCCTCTCCAACATTGAATTCTGGTAATGTAACAAATACTTCCTTATTACAGGCTGCTCTTATTCGAGCGACTGCTGAAGCACAAGTTACACCTAAACCAAACCAAACTCCTCCACAGCCTGTTAAAGTTAATACTGAGGTAAGTTTAACAGCCGGAGAATGCCCTAAACCTGTCATCACCCTAGTGTCTTCCAATAACAATGATCCACAAACACCAAAGCCAAAGGAAAATAAAGCAGCGCCACTAAGATTAAATGCTGTTTTAAGCCCTGCAATTGAAAGCAGTGATGTTTCAAGCCCTGCAGTGAGTGGATCATGTCGCGGTGATTCTAGAAAGGAATTTGTAAAGAGTAtaggtaaaaaatttaaagtaagacGTTCAAAACGCGATGGTTTATTTCCTAGTATTGGCCGCCAGAAGTCAAAGTCGGAGAATAGAGCTAGGAAGGCTTTCAGGACCATATCTTTCATTTTAGGCGCCTTCGTCGTATGCTGGACTCCATATCATATTTTAGCGTTAGTTGAAGGTTTTTGTACGGAACCACCGTGTATAAATCAacatttgtatatgttttcgtattttttatgttacgcAAACAGCCCTATAAATCCATTTTGCTATGCATTAGCCAATCAACAGTTTAAAAAGACTTTTATGAGACTCTTAAAGGGTGATTTTCATGTAACGTAA